One Vespa velutina chromosome 19, iVesVel2.1, whole genome shotgun sequence DNA segment encodes these proteins:
- the LOC124955818 gene encoding mitogen-activated protein kinase kinase kinase 4 isoform X2 produces the protein MYRMPAPKESTDRRRPCRVSRLSTLFFNRTMYSNSTREKNVEELFGSDYSDEEVNDVRKKDLYSPTTEYEESIQAMCDIYGQTPPRTRLSRKKRHMKQKLAIGETKSSEKEYRSKVGIRRRNTLDTIIFNVMCDEADKCRENEAKEEIVNRKSKRSLKLLRGNERDLKLDVEAALNYAEKSERLMPYTPNNMKIETKNRFRSLRSKPIDVEEKKQETKGIHLTLLSDEKEIISQSPMAQSYSERQTFHDTFSILIKLGSTERNCRRQMSHEETRWQNELKDLIWLELQAHHADRSPMAQDEYLCKQREAVGSLLKEIIEYKYNQTVVNHPVSCYSNDFNEQSVNSGSGSGIEHTLCSGCLSMYCRACVRAQGEALRQVEGLLARLEAAEALYPSSQAFAVHYPLYKSPEFTGRVKAMCLWYNMTKHHRLKLQILGKLLMMLHTKKKQDETSDSGISSRASDMTDGSEPRRAMIRFELSQQDEISNPSDSNNSNTSSLGGMSLAQSWPSTPESSFSYADDERHDRLDFYLVEFDRLAYRKYIEDVLKTRGLRKSLNFLERLHISVLRKARLTLEKNDKYDNDSANEEYDGDKELKRYGVWSAEAKELNLPSYRAAFLFLSRVPLDVVHEFLRMRLEQKPEQPSPLSVRQLMRELREGLRIACIHRDRFSAHSRAAIASDPFACNTLFEADVKEFDESLKAVFEVYLNYLQQWVDMVQHDSFHKNLIMDEWTFVKSIAGNIIDGYKIAGVKFCEIARTMIIQVKEFLVERPKEIKECVDDREDDDEWSGKFHLMYVGREWQGMFVEAREKVVKSVTLAKCLKRDIEKWPALNNELEESLVALKEIVMDLRCRITIVIEEFQNDLNQAEEPKAESDRTAIRSRIREILHQAYRMGFDYHKEMCNLFLSEEKSVLARGLVSFAFLWMEFVRIRCERGRGLRPRWANQGLEFLIIVCEPHYTKHLTDEEFEELKTSMDRCISHVIGTASVSSSEIDTLKRLPRSRASSPSHSRSRTASISTLQKTRDILKSPELLLNTRKSISPNIIDGGILVVNSNMPRQDRIVKAIKKVDHNIDERLKNHELIGQVTDMKAVDRVHIKARRVTFTWQRGIKIGQGRFGKVYTIVNNQTGELLAMKEVQLQPGDHRAIRRIAEELQIFEGIQDNHLVRYYGLEIHREEMLIFMEFCAEGTLESLVAGSGNGLPESLVRKYTHQLLLAVTALHSHAANIFLTNEGNCLKLGDFGSAVQIKAHTTMPGELQGFVGTQAYMAPEVFMKTESIGHGRAVDIWSVGCCIVEMASGRRPWSEYDSNYQIMFKVGMGETPAIPKTLSLEGIDLIKKCLQHDPKKRYTANTLLTLPFAQTYEDVNADLNVTRF, from the exons tgAGACAAAATCTTCGGAGAAGGAATATCGATCAAAAGTTGGTATTAGAAGGAGAAATACTTTGGATACGATTATCTTCAATGTAATGTGCGACGAGGCAGATAAATGTCGTGAAAATGAAGCGAAGGAAGAAATTGTAAATCGAAAATCTAAAAGGAGTTTGAAACTTTTACGCGGTAATGAAAGAGATTTGAAACTCGACGTTGAAGCTGCCCTTAATTATGCTGAAAAATCAGAACGTTTGATGCCATACACACCGAACAATATGAAA attgaaacgaaaaatagaTTTCGTAGTTTAAGATCAAAGCCAATTGACGTTGAGGAGAAAAAACAGGAAACGAAAGGGATCCATTTGACTCTTTTGTcggacgaaaaagaaattatatcgcAATCGCCAATGGCACAAAGTTATTCAGAGCGACAGACCTTTCATGATACATTTtcaattcttattaaattg gGAAGTACAGAACGTAATTGTCGTAGACAAATGAGTCATGAAGAGACCCGATGGCAAAATGAATTGAAAGATTTGATTTGGTTGGAGTTACAGGCACATCATGCTGATCGTAGTCCAATGGCTCAGGATGAATATTTATGCAAACAACGAGAAGCAGTAGGCTCATtacttaaagaaataatagaatataa atataATCAAACTGTAGTAAATCATCCGGTTTCATGTTATTCAAATGATTTCAATGAACAGAGTGTAAATTCTGGTTCAGGTTCAGGAATAGAGCATACTTTATGCTCTGGTTGTCTTTCAATGTATTGTCGAGCATGTGTACGTGCACAAGGAGAAGCCTTAAGACAAGTAGAAGGATTGTTAGCCCGATTAGAGGCTGCAGAAGCATTATATCCATCGTCTCAAGCATTTGCTGTtcattatcctttatataagAGTCCAGAATTTACTGGAAGAGTTAAAGCTATGTGCCTATGGTATAATATGACTAAACATCATAGATTAAAATTACAGATTttaggaaaattattaatgatgcTTCATACTAAGAAAAAGCAAGATGAAACGTCTGATTCTGGGATAag ttctCGAGCTTCGGACATGACTGATGGTTCGGAACCACGACGAGCCATGATTCGTTTTGAATTATCTCAACAAGATGAAATTTCAAATCCATCTGACAGTAACAATAGTAATACTTCGTCTCTTGGTGGAATGTCCTTGGCACAATCATGGCCATCTACTCCAGaatcttcattttcatatgCTGATGATGAAAGACACGATCGTCTTGATTTCTATTTAGTAGAATTTGATCGTCTTGCTTACAG AAAGTACATAGAGGATGTACTCAAGACTAGAGGACTGAGGAAGAGTCTTAATTTTTTGGAAAGACTACATATTTCTGTACTTAGAAAAGCAAGACTTACTTTAGAGAAAAACGATAAGTATGATAACGATAGTGCTAATGAGGAATACGACGGtgataaagaattaaagagaTACGGTGTATGGAGTGCAGAAGCTAAAGAATTAAATCTTCCATCTTAtag aGCTGCTTTTCTATTCTTGTCGCGTGTTCCATTAGATGTGGTACATGAATTTTTGAGAATGAGATTAGAACAAAAGCCAGAACAACCAAGTCCATTGTCGGTACGTCAATTGATGCGTGAACTACGAGAAGGACTTAGAATTGCTTGTATACATCGAGATAGATTTTCTGCTCATTCTCGTGCTGCCATAGCTAGTGATCCTTTCGCATGTAATACTCTATTCGAGGCTGACGTGAAAGAATTCGATGAGAGCCTGAAAGCTGTATTTgaagtttatttaaattatttgcaACAATGGGTAGATATGGTTCAGCATGATagctttcataaaaatttaataatggaCGAATGGACCTTCGTTAAATCTATTGCTGGAAATATTATTGACGGATACAAAATAGCTGGAGTTAAATTTTG cgaaATTGCTAGAACAATGATTATACAAGTTAAAGAATTTCTCGTGGAACGACCTAAGGAGATCAAGGAATGCGTGGATGACagagaagatgatgatgaatgGTCAGGCAA ATTTCATTTGATGTATGTGGGACGCGAATGGCAAGGAATGTTTGTGGAAGCTCGGGAAAAGGTTGTCAAGAGTGTTACCTTGGCTAAATGTTTAAAGCGTGACATTGAAAAATGGCCAGCACTTAATAACGAGTTAGAAGAATCTTTGGTAGCATTGAag gaaATAGTTATGGATTTGAGATGTCGTATAACGATAGTGATCGAGGAATTTCAAAATGATCTTAATCAAGCAGAAGAACCTAAAGCTGAATCTGATCGTACGGCAATACGTTCACGTATCAGGGAAATACTTCATCAGGCATATAGAATGGGATTCGATTATCACAAAGAGatgtgtaatttatttttgtcagAAGAAAAATCTGTTCTAGCACGTGGCCTAGTATCCTTCGCATTTCTTTGGATGGAATTTGTAAGAATCAGATGTGAACGTGGTAGAGGCTTGAGACCTAGATGGGCAAATCAAGGATtagaatttttgataatagtTTGTGAGCCTCATTATACTAAACATTTAACTGACGAAGAATTTGAAGAATTAAAAACATCAATGGATCGTTGCATTTCTCATGTCATTGGAACAGCATCTGTATCATCTTCAGAAATagata CCTTGAAAAGATTACCTCGATCAAGAGCATCCTCTCCATCTCATTCTCGTAGCAGAACAGCAAGTATAAGTACCTTACAAAAGACAcgagatattttaaaatccCCTGAACTTTTATTGAATACGAGAAAATCAATTTCACCAAACATAATTGACGGTGGTATCCTTGTTGTAAATTCAAATATGCCTAGACAAGATAGAATAGTCAAAGCTATAAAAAAAGTGGATCATAATATCGATGAGAGATTGAAAAATCATGAACTCATTGGTCAAGTAACCGACATGAAGGCTGTTGATAGAGTTCATATAAAAGCTAGACGAGTGACGTTTACTTGGCAAAGAGGAATTAAAATAG gcCAAGGAAGATTTGGAAAAGTATATACCATAGTAAATAATCAAACTGGTGAATTATTAGCAATGAAAGAGGTACAATTACAACCTGGTGATCATAGAGCAATTAGAAGAATAGCAGAAGAACTTCAGATCTTTGAAGGAATACAAGATAATCATCTAGTCCGTTATTATGGTTTGGAAATTCATCGT gaaGAGATGTTAATATTTATGGAATTCTGTGCAGAGGGAACATTAGAAAGTTTAGTAGCCGGAAGTGGAAATGGTTTGCCTGAATCTTTAGTTAGAAAATACACACATCAACTTCTTTTAGCTGTAACAGCTTTACATTCCCATG ctgcaaatatttttttgacaaATGAGGGCAATTGTTTAAAACTTGGTGATTTTGGTAGCGCGGTCCAAATAAAAGCGCATACTACAATGCCTGGTGAACTTCAAGGATTTGTTGGGACTCAAG cTTATATGGCACCAGAAGTATTTATGAAGACTGAAAGTATTGGACATGGCAGAGCAGTAGATATATGGTCTGTTGGTTGTTGTATCGTTGAAATGGCTAGTGGACGTAGACCCTGGTCAGAATATGATTCcaattatcaaataatgtttaag gtTGGCATGGGTGAGACTCCTGCGATACCAAAGACATTATCTTTAGAGGGTATAGACTTAATCAAAAAATGTTTGCAGCATGAtccaaaaaaaagatataccgCTAATACTCTCTTAACGCTTCCTTTCGCGCAAACGTACGAGGACGTTAATGCTGATTTAAATGTTACACGTTTTTGA
- the LOC124955818 gene encoding mitogen-activated protein kinase kinase kinase 4 isoform X6 — protein sequence MYRMPAPKESTDRRRPCRVSRLSTLFFNRTMYSNSTREKNVEELFGSDYSDEEVNDVRKKDLYSPTTEYEESIQAMCDIYGQTPPRTRLSRKKRHMKQKLAIGETKSSEKEYRSKVGIRRRNTLDTIIFNVMCDEADKCRENEAKEEIVNRKSKRSLKLLRGNERDLKLDVEAALNYAEKSERLMPYTPNNMKIETKNRFRSLRSKPIDVEEKKQETKGIHLTLLSDEKEIISQSPMAQSYSERQTFHDTFSILIKLGSTERNCRRQMSHEETRWQNELKDLIWLELQAHHADRSPMAQDEYLCKQREAVGSLLKEIIEYKYNQTVVNHPVSCYSNDFNEQSVNSGSGSGIEHTLCSGCLSMYCRACVRAQGEALRQVEGLLARLEAAEALYPSSQAFAVHYPLYKSPEFTGRVKAMCLWYNMTKHHRLKLQILGKLLMMLHTKKKQDETSDSGISSRASDMTDGSEPRRAMIRFELSQQDEISNPSDSNNSNTSSLGGMSLAQSWPSTPESSFSYADDERHDRLDFYLVEFDRLAYRKYIEDVLKTRGLRKSLNFLERLHISVLRKARLTLEKNDKYDNDSANEEYDGDKELKRYGVWSAEAKELNLPSYRAAFLFLSRVPLDVVHEFLRMRLEQKPEQPSPLSVRQLMRELREGLRIACIHRDRFSAHSRAAIASDPFACNTLFEADVKEFDESLKAVFEVYLNYLQQWVDMVQHDSFHKNLIMDEWTFVKSIAGNIIDGYKIAGVKFCEIARTMIIQVKEFLVERPKEIKECVDDREDDDEWSGKFHLMYVGREWQGMFVEAREKVVKSVTLAKCLKRDIEKWPALNNELEESLVALKEIVMDLRCRITIVIEEFQNDLNQAEEPKAESDRTAIRSRIREILHQAYRMGFDYHKEMCNLFLSEEKSVLARGLVSFAFLWMEFVRIRCERGRGLRPRWANQGLEFLIIVCEPHYTKHLTDEEFEELKTSMDRCISHVIGTASVSSSEIDTLKRLPRSRASSPSHSRSRTASISTLQKTRDILKSPELLLNTRKSISPNIIDGGILVVNSNMPRQDRIVKAIKKVDHNIDERLKNHELIGQVTDMKAVDRVHIKARRVTFTWQRGIKIGQGRFGKVYTIVNNQTGELLAMKEVQLQPGDHRAIRRIAEELQIFEGIQDNHLVRYYGLEIHRVRNRT from the exons tgAGACAAAATCTTCGGAGAAGGAATATCGATCAAAAGTTGGTATTAGAAGGAGAAATACTTTGGATACGATTATCTTCAATGTAATGTGCGACGAGGCAGATAAATGTCGTGAAAATGAAGCGAAGGAAGAAATTGTAAATCGAAAATCTAAAAGGAGTTTGAAACTTTTACGCGGTAATGAAAGAGATTTGAAACTCGACGTTGAAGCTGCCCTTAATTATGCTGAAAAATCAGAACGTTTGATGCCATACACACCGAACAATATGAAA attgaaacgaaaaatagaTTTCGTAGTTTAAGATCAAAGCCAATTGACGTTGAGGAGAAAAAACAGGAAACGAAAGGGATCCATTTGACTCTTTTGTcggacgaaaaagaaattatatcgcAATCGCCAATGGCACAAAGTTATTCAGAGCGACAGACCTTTCATGATACATTTtcaattcttattaaattg gGAAGTACAGAACGTAATTGTCGTAGACAAATGAGTCATGAAGAGACCCGATGGCAAAATGAATTGAAAGATTTGATTTGGTTGGAGTTACAGGCACATCATGCTGATCGTAGTCCAATGGCTCAGGATGAATATTTATGCAAACAACGAGAAGCAGTAGGCTCATtacttaaagaaataatagaatataa atataATCAAACTGTAGTAAATCATCCGGTTTCATGTTATTCAAATGATTTCAATGAACAGAGTGTAAATTCTGGTTCAGGTTCAGGAATAGAGCATACTTTATGCTCTGGTTGTCTTTCAATGTATTGTCGAGCATGTGTACGTGCACAAGGAGAAGCCTTAAGACAAGTAGAAGGATTGTTAGCCCGATTAGAGGCTGCAGAAGCATTATATCCATCGTCTCAAGCATTTGCTGTtcattatcctttatataagAGTCCAGAATTTACTGGAAGAGTTAAAGCTATGTGCCTATGGTATAATATGACTAAACATCATAGATTAAAATTACAGATTttaggaaaattattaatgatgcTTCATACTAAGAAAAAGCAAGATGAAACGTCTGATTCTGGGATAag ttctCGAGCTTCGGACATGACTGATGGTTCGGAACCACGACGAGCCATGATTCGTTTTGAATTATCTCAACAAGATGAAATTTCAAATCCATCTGACAGTAACAATAGTAATACTTCGTCTCTTGGTGGAATGTCCTTGGCACAATCATGGCCATCTACTCCAGaatcttcattttcatatgCTGATGATGAAAGACACGATCGTCTTGATTTCTATTTAGTAGAATTTGATCGTCTTGCTTACAG AAAGTACATAGAGGATGTACTCAAGACTAGAGGACTGAGGAAGAGTCTTAATTTTTTGGAAAGACTACATATTTCTGTACTTAGAAAAGCAAGACTTACTTTAGAGAAAAACGATAAGTATGATAACGATAGTGCTAATGAGGAATACGACGGtgataaagaattaaagagaTACGGTGTATGGAGTGCAGAAGCTAAAGAATTAAATCTTCCATCTTAtag aGCTGCTTTTCTATTCTTGTCGCGTGTTCCATTAGATGTGGTACATGAATTTTTGAGAATGAGATTAGAACAAAAGCCAGAACAACCAAGTCCATTGTCGGTACGTCAATTGATGCGTGAACTACGAGAAGGACTTAGAATTGCTTGTATACATCGAGATAGATTTTCTGCTCATTCTCGTGCTGCCATAGCTAGTGATCCTTTCGCATGTAATACTCTATTCGAGGCTGACGTGAAAGAATTCGATGAGAGCCTGAAAGCTGTATTTgaagtttatttaaattatttgcaACAATGGGTAGATATGGTTCAGCATGATagctttcataaaaatttaataatggaCGAATGGACCTTCGTTAAATCTATTGCTGGAAATATTATTGACGGATACAAAATAGCTGGAGTTAAATTTTG cgaaATTGCTAGAACAATGATTATACAAGTTAAAGAATTTCTCGTGGAACGACCTAAGGAGATCAAGGAATGCGTGGATGACagagaagatgatgatgaatgGTCAGGCAA ATTTCATTTGATGTATGTGGGACGCGAATGGCAAGGAATGTTTGTGGAAGCTCGGGAAAAGGTTGTCAAGAGTGTTACCTTGGCTAAATGTTTAAAGCGTGACATTGAAAAATGGCCAGCACTTAATAACGAGTTAGAAGAATCTTTGGTAGCATTGAag gaaATAGTTATGGATTTGAGATGTCGTATAACGATAGTGATCGAGGAATTTCAAAATGATCTTAATCAAGCAGAAGAACCTAAAGCTGAATCTGATCGTACGGCAATACGTTCACGTATCAGGGAAATACTTCATCAGGCATATAGAATGGGATTCGATTATCACAAAGAGatgtgtaatttatttttgtcagAAGAAAAATCTGTTCTAGCACGTGGCCTAGTATCCTTCGCATTTCTTTGGATGGAATTTGTAAGAATCAGATGTGAACGTGGTAGAGGCTTGAGACCTAGATGGGCAAATCAAGGATtagaatttttgataatagtTTGTGAGCCTCATTATACTAAACATTTAACTGACGAAGAATTTGAAGAATTAAAAACATCAATGGATCGTTGCATTTCTCATGTCATTGGAACAGCATCTGTATCATCTTCAGAAATagata CCTTGAAAAGATTACCTCGATCAAGAGCATCCTCTCCATCTCATTCTCGTAGCAGAACAGCAAGTATAAGTACCTTACAAAAGACAcgagatattttaaaatccCCTGAACTTTTATTGAATACGAGAAAATCAATTTCACCAAACATAATTGACGGTGGTATCCTTGTTGTAAATTCAAATATGCCTAGACAAGATAGAATAGTCAAAGCTATAAAAAAAGTGGATCATAATATCGATGAGAGATTGAAAAATCATGAACTCATTGGTCAAGTAACCGACATGAAGGCTGTTGATAGAGTTCATATAAAAGCTAGACGAGTGACGTTTACTTGGCAAAGAGGAATTAAAATAG gcCAAGGAAGATTTGGAAAAGTATATACCATAGTAAATAATCAAACTGGTGAATTATTAGCAATGAAAGAGGTACAATTACAACCTGGTGATCATAGAGCAATTAGAAGAATAGCAGAAGAACTTCAGATCTTTGAAGGAATACAAGATAATCATCTAGTCCGTTATTATGGTTTGGAAATTCATCGTGTAAGAAATCGTACATGA
- the LOC124955818 gene encoding mitogen-activated protein kinase kinase kinase 4 isoform X3, whose product MYRMPAPKESTDRRRPCRVSRLSTLFFNRTMYSNSTREKNVEELFGSDYSDEEVNDVSETKSSEKEYRSKVGIRRRNTLDTIIFNVMCDEADKCRENEAKEEIVNRKSKRSLKLLRGNERDLKLDVEAALNYAEKSERLMPYTPNNMKIETKNRFRSLRSKPIDVEEKKQETKGIHLTLLSDEKEIISQSPMAQSYSERQTFHDTFSILIKLGSTERNCRRQMSHEETRWQNELKDLIWLELQAHHADRSPMAQDEYLCKQREAVGSLLKEIIEYKYNQTVVNHPVSCYSNDFNEQSVNSGSGSGIEHTLCSGCLSMYCRACVRAQGEALRQVEGLLARLEAAEALYPSSQAFAVHYPLYKSPEFTGRVKAMCLWYNMTKHHRLKLQILGKLLMMLHTKKKQDETSDSGISSRASDMTDGSEPRRAMIRFELSQQDEISNPSDSNNSNTSSLGGMSLAQSWPSTPESSFSYADDERHDRLDFYLVEFDRLAYRKYIEDVLKTRGLRKSLNFLERLHISVLRKARLTLEKNDKYDNDSANEEYDGDKELKRYGVWSAEAKELNLPSYRAAFLFLSRVPLDVVHEFLRMRLEQKPEQPSPLSVRQLMRELREGLRIACIHRDRFSAHSRAAIASDPFACNTLFEADVKEFDESLKAVFEVYLNYLQQWVDMVQHDSFHKNLIMDEWTFVKSIAGNIIDGYKIAGVKFCEIARTMIIQVKEFLVERPKEIKECVDDREDDDEWSGKFHLMYVGREWQGMFVEAREKVVKSVTLAKCLKRDIEKWPALNNELEESLVALKEIVMDLRCRITIVIEEFQNDLNQAEEPKAESDRTAIRSRIREILHQAYRMGFDYHKEMCNLFLSEEKSVLARGLVSFAFLWMEFVRIRCERGRGLRPRWANQGLEFLIIVCEPHYTKHLTDEEFEELKTSMDRCISHVIGTASVSSSEIDTLKRLPRSRASSPSHSRSRTASISTLQKTRDILKSPELLLNTRKSISPNIIDGGILVVNSNMPRQDRIVKAIKKVDHNIDERLKNHELIGQVTDMKAVDRVHIKARRVTFTWQRGIKIGQGRFGKVYTIVNNQTGELLAMKEVQLQPGDHRAIRRIAEELQIFEGIQDNHLVRYYGLEIHREEMLIFMEFCAEGTLESLVAGSGNGLPESLVRKYTHQLLLAVTALHSHGIVHRDIKTANIFLTNEGNCLKLGDFGSAVQIKAHTTMPGELQGFVGTQAYMAPEVFMKTESIGHGRAVDIWSVGCCIVEMASGRRPWSEYDSNYQIMFKVGMGETPAIPKTLSLEGIDLIKKCLQHDPKKRYTANTLLTLPFAQTYEDVNADLNVTRF is encoded by the exons tgAGACAAAATCTTCGGAGAAGGAATATCGATCAAAAGTTGGTATTAGAAGGAGAAATACTTTGGATACGATTATCTTCAATGTAATGTGCGACGAGGCAGATAAATGTCGTGAAAATGAAGCGAAGGAAGAAATTGTAAATCGAAAATCTAAAAGGAGTTTGAAACTTTTACGCGGTAATGAAAGAGATTTGAAACTCGACGTTGAAGCTGCCCTTAATTATGCTGAAAAATCAGAACGTTTGATGCCATACACACCGAACAATATGAAA attgaaacgaaaaatagaTTTCGTAGTTTAAGATCAAAGCCAATTGACGTTGAGGAGAAAAAACAGGAAACGAAAGGGATCCATTTGACTCTTTTGTcggacgaaaaagaaattatatcgcAATCGCCAATGGCACAAAGTTATTCAGAGCGACAGACCTTTCATGATACATTTtcaattcttattaaattg gGAAGTACAGAACGTAATTGTCGTAGACAAATGAGTCATGAAGAGACCCGATGGCAAAATGAATTGAAAGATTTGATTTGGTTGGAGTTACAGGCACATCATGCTGATCGTAGTCCAATGGCTCAGGATGAATATTTATGCAAACAACGAGAAGCAGTAGGCTCATtacttaaagaaataatagaatataa atataATCAAACTGTAGTAAATCATCCGGTTTCATGTTATTCAAATGATTTCAATGAACAGAGTGTAAATTCTGGTTCAGGTTCAGGAATAGAGCATACTTTATGCTCTGGTTGTCTTTCAATGTATTGTCGAGCATGTGTACGTGCACAAGGAGAAGCCTTAAGACAAGTAGAAGGATTGTTAGCCCGATTAGAGGCTGCAGAAGCATTATATCCATCGTCTCAAGCATTTGCTGTtcattatcctttatataagAGTCCAGAATTTACTGGAAGAGTTAAAGCTATGTGCCTATGGTATAATATGACTAAACATCATAGATTAAAATTACAGATTttaggaaaattattaatgatgcTTCATACTAAGAAAAAGCAAGATGAAACGTCTGATTCTGGGATAag ttctCGAGCTTCGGACATGACTGATGGTTCGGAACCACGACGAGCCATGATTCGTTTTGAATTATCTCAACAAGATGAAATTTCAAATCCATCTGACAGTAACAATAGTAATACTTCGTCTCTTGGTGGAATGTCCTTGGCACAATCATGGCCATCTACTCCAGaatcttcattttcatatgCTGATGATGAAAGACACGATCGTCTTGATTTCTATTTAGTAGAATTTGATCGTCTTGCTTACAG AAAGTACATAGAGGATGTACTCAAGACTAGAGGACTGAGGAAGAGTCTTAATTTTTTGGAAAGACTACATATTTCTGTACTTAGAAAAGCAAGACTTACTTTAGAGAAAAACGATAAGTATGATAACGATAGTGCTAATGAGGAATACGACGGtgataaagaattaaagagaTACGGTGTATGGAGTGCAGAAGCTAAAGAATTAAATCTTCCATCTTAtag aGCTGCTTTTCTATTCTTGTCGCGTGTTCCATTAGATGTGGTACATGAATTTTTGAGAATGAGATTAGAACAAAAGCCAGAACAACCAAGTCCATTGTCGGTACGTCAATTGATGCGTGAACTACGAGAAGGACTTAGAATTGCTTGTATACATCGAGATAGATTTTCTGCTCATTCTCGTGCTGCCATAGCTAGTGATCCTTTCGCATGTAATACTCTATTCGAGGCTGACGTGAAAGAATTCGATGAGAGCCTGAAAGCTGTATTTgaagtttatttaaattatttgcaACAATGGGTAGATATGGTTCAGCATGATagctttcataaaaatttaataatggaCGAATGGACCTTCGTTAAATCTATTGCTGGAAATATTATTGACGGATACAAAATAGCTGGAGTTAAATTTTG cgaaATTGCTAGAACAATGATTATACAAGTTAAAGAATTTCTCGTGGAACGACCTAAGGAGATCAAGGAATGCGTGGATGACagagaagatgatgatgaatgGTCAGGCAA ATTTCATTTGATGTATGTGGGACGCGAATGGCAAGGAATGTTTGTGGAAGCTCGGGAAAAGGTTGTCAAGAGTGTTACCTTGGCTAAATGTTTAAAGCGTGACATTGAAAAATGGCCAGCACTTAATAACGAGTTAGAAGAATCTTTGGTAGCATTGAag gaaATAGTTATGGATTTGAGATGTCGTATAACGATAGTGATCGAGGAATTTCAAAATGATCTTAATCAAGCAGAAGAACCTAAAGCTGAATCTGATCGTACGGCAATACGTTCACGTATCAGGGAAATACTTCATCAGGCATATAGAATGGGATTCGATTATCACAAAGAGatgtgtaatttatttttgtcagAAGAAAAATCTGTTCTAGCACGTGGCCTAGTATCCTTCGCATTTCTTTGGATGGAATTTGTAAGAATCAGATGTGAACGTGGTAGAGGCTTGAGACCTAGATGGGCAAATCAAGGATtagaatttttgataatagtTTGTGAGCCTCATTATACTAAACATTTAACTGACGAAGAATTTGAAGAATTAAAAACATCAATGGATCGTTGCATTTCTCATGTCATTGGAACAGCATCTGTATCATCTTCAGAAATagata CCTTGAAAAGATTACCTCGATCAAGAGCATCCTCTCCATCTCATTCTCGTAGCAGAACAGCAAGTATAAGTACCTTACAAAAGACAcgagatattttaaaatccCCTGAACTTTTATTGAATACGAGAAAATCAATTTCACCAAACATAATTGACGGTGGTATCCTTGTTGTAAATTCAAATATGCCTAGACAAGATAGAATAGTCAAAGCTATAAAAAAAGTGGATCATAATATCGATGAGAGATTGAAAAATCATGAACTCATTGGTCAAGTAACCGACATGAAGGCTGTTGATAGAGTTCATATAAAAGCTAGACGAGTGACGTTTACTTGGCAAAGAGGAATTAAAATAG gcCAAGGAAGATTTGGAAAAGTATATACCATAGTAAATAATCAAACTGGTGAATTATTAGCAATGAAAGAGGTACAATTACAACCTGGTGATCATAGAGCAATTAGAAGAATAGCAGAAGAACTTCAGATCTTTGAAGGAATACAAGATAATCATCTAGTCCGTTATTATGGTTTGGAAATTCATCGT gaaGAGATGTTAATATTTATGGAATTCTGTGCAGAGGGAACATTAGAAAGTTTAGTAGCCGGAAGTGGAAATGGTTTGCCTGAATCTTTAGTTAGAAAATACACACATCAACTTCTTTTAGCTGTAACAGCTTTACATTCCCATGGTATTGTACATCGTGACATTAAAA ctgcaaatatttttttgacaaATGAGGGCAATTGTTTAAAACTTGGTGATTTTGGTAGCGCGGTCCAAATAAAAGCGCATACTACAATGCCTGGTGAACTTCAAGGATTTGTTGGGACTCAAG cTTATATGGCACCAGAAGTATTTATGAAGACTGAAAGTATTGGACATGGCAGAGCAGTAGATATATGGTCTGTTGGTTGTTGTATCGTTGAAATGGCTAGTGGACGTAGACCCTGGTCAGAATATGATTCcaattatcaaataatgtttaag gtTGGCATGGGTGAGACTCCTGCGATACCAAAGACATTATCTTTAGAGGGTATAGACTTAATCAAAAAATGTTTGCAGCATGAtccaaaaaaaagatataccgCTAATACTCTCTTAACGCTTCCTTTCGCGCAAACGTACGAGGACGTTAATGCTGATTTAAATGTTACACGTTTTTGA